In the [Clostridium] colinum genome, one interval contains:
- a CDS encoding DUF4914 family protein: MHNLALDKIILPKMVDDILKNTNAKIIVPDSKTELLNLALGGEENDTFDVIYNVNGENIKEATVVRCKNGIAVNFEDVSLRRRDPNSMVIADNLPTDKPKYKERFNKSFDNDRKATFDWLKQQEELLLLPFFAGNDELKIGYEALAIMPANSAFFGAGLADLQGFIPASEIREGFSPKAIIYVAPPFRHMLYEGKQIVVHNRLENIHEVFSYNLYPGPSAKKGVYSILLNLGEKEGWNTLHASTVKITTPYELTLTIMHEGASGGGKSEMTEPFHRKKDGRLLLGTNIITGEETLVRLADTCELNPVTDDMALAHPSIQNGSNKLVVADAEYGWFLRVDHINRYGTEPETEKICMHPSEPLVFFNIQGVANSTCLIWEHTEDKPGVPCPNPRIIIPRKAKSNVINEAMEVDIRSFGVRTPPTTKENPNYGIIGMLHVLPPSLAWLWRLVSPRGFANPSIVDNGGGMKSEGVGSYWPFATGKMVDQANLLLDQILNTLSTRYILIPNQYIGAYKVGFGAQWATREYLSRRGGCKFKREVLEEARCPILGYIPESIKIDGMRIPQGFLKVNKQPEVGDKAYDVGAKMLTDFFKKELKKYCTNDLNPLGRQIIEACLNDAPLEYYYNFIPKL, from the coding sequence ATGCATAATTTAGCTTTAGATAAAATAATTTTACCTAAAATGGTTGATGATATATTAAAAAATACAAATGCAAAAATAATAGTGCCAGATAGTAAAACTGAGCTTTTAAATTTAGCACTTGGTGGCGAAGAAAACGACACTTTTGATGTTATATATAATGTAAATGGAGAAAACATTAAAGAAGCAACTGTTGTAAGATGCAAAAATGGTATAGCTGTAAATTTTGAAGATGTAAGCCTTAGAAGACGTGACCCTAACAGTATGGTTATTGCGGACAATTTACCAACAGATAAGCCAAAATATAAAGAAAGATTTAATAAGTCTTTTGATAATGACAGAAAAGCTACTTTTGATTGGTTAAAACAACAAGAAGAGCTTTTATTGTTGCCTTTTTTTGCAGGTAATGATGAGCTAAAAATAGGATATGAAGCATTGGCTATTATGCCGGCTAATTCTGCCTTTTTTGGAGCAGGTCTTGCAGATTTACAAGGGTTTATACCAGCAAGTGAGATAAGAGAAGGATTTAGCCCAAAAGCTATAATATATGTAGCTCCTCCATTTAGACATATGCTATATGAAGGAAAACAAATAGTTGTTCATAACAGATTAGAGAATATACACGAAGTATTTTCTTATAATTTATATCCAGGGCCTAGTGCTAAAAAAGGTGTGTATAGCATACTTTTAAACCTTGGAGAAAAAGAAGGCTGGAACACATTACACGCATCTACTGTAAAAATAACTACACCTTATGAGCTTACTTTAACTATTATGCACGAAGGTGCATCTGGTGGTGGCAAAAGCGAAATGACAGAGCCTTTTCATAGAAAAAAAGATGGACGTTTACTTTTAGGAACAAACATTATAACAGGAGAAGAAACTTTAGTTAGATTAGCTGATACTTGTGAGCTTAACCCAGTAACAGATGATATGGCTTTAGCTCACCCATCTATACAAAATGGTAGCAATAAGCTAGTAGTGGCAGATGCTGAATATGGTTGGTTTTTAAGAGTAGACCATATAAACAGATATGGTACAGAACCAGAAACAGAAAAAATATGTATGCACCCGTCAGAGCCACTTGTATTTTTTAACATACAAGGTGTAGCAAACTCTACTTGTCTTATATGGGAACATACTGAAGATAAACCAGGTGTACCTTGTCCAAACCCTCGTATTATAATACCTAGAAAAGCAAAATCAAATGTTATAAACGAAGCTATGGAGGTAGATATAAGAAGTTTTGGTGTTAGGACGCCTCCTACAACAAAAGAAAACCCTAATTATGGTATAATAGGTATGTTACACGTTTTACCACCTTCTCTTGCTTGGTTATGGCGTTTAGTTTCTCCTAGAGGGTTTGCTAACCCATCTATTGTAGATAATGGTGGTGGAATGAAAAGCGAAGGTGTAGGGTCTTATTGGCCATTTGCAACAGGTAAAATGGTTGACCAAGCTAACTTGCTTTTAGACCAAATTTTAAATACATTATCTACACGCTATATATTAATACCAAATCAATATATTGGAGCTTATAAAGTAGGCTTTGGAGCTCAATGGGCAACAAGAGAATATTTATCTAGACGTGGAGGATGTAAATTTAAAAGAGAAGTGTTAGAAGAAGCTAGATGTCCTATTTTAGGATATATACCAGAAAGTATAAAAATAGATGGTATGCGTATACCTCAAGGCTTTTTAAAAGTTAACAAACAGCCAGAAGTAGGTGATAAAGCATATGATGTTGGAGCAAAAATGCTTACAGACTTCTTTAAAAAAGAATTAAAAAAATATTGCACTAATGATTTAAATCCTTTAGGCAGACAAATAATAGAAGCTTGTTTAAATGATGCTCCTTTAGAATATTATTATAATTTTATACCAAAATTATAA
- a CDS encoding BofC C-terminal domain-containing protein: protein MYKKIYFALFFITIVLVAIIGIAIGYNMYNNDKNEVIEYKTQVDTDFLEEEKQVDNITVAKITPSTKMTYEYVFKEDNITEVVEDVPPYFLIDLTREDLENNFKDWQIKSFSEREVVLQKAIEGESTQHYIIGEYEGYIAVFYEKYINDTNIKEITNIPLESLPQEEQDRIKKGIKITGKEELMKFLESYGS, encoded by the coding sequence ATGTATAAGAAGATATATTTTGCTTTATTTTTTATAACTATTGTATTAGTAGCTATAATAGGTATTGCTATTGGGTATAATATGTATAATAATGATAAAAATGAAGTTATAGAATATAAAACCCAAGTTGACACAGATTTTTTAGAAGAAGAAAAACAAGTTGATAATATAACAGTTGCAAAAATAACCCCTTCTACAAAAATGACTTATGAATATGTATTTAAAGAAGATAACATAACAGAAGTGGTAGAAGATGTTCCGCCTTATTTTTTAATAGATTTAACAAGGGAGGATTTAGAAAATAATTTTAAAGATTGGCAGATAAAGTCTTTTTCTGAAAGAGAAGTTGTTTTACAAAAAGCTATAGAAGGAGAAAGTACACAACATTATATAATAGGAGAGTATGAAGGATATATAGCAGTTTTTTATGAGAAGTATATAAACGATACAAATATTAAAGAAATAACAAATATACCATTAGAATCTTTACCACAAGAAGAACAAGACAGAATAAAAAAAGGAATAAAAATAACAGGTAAAGAAGAACTTATGAAATTTTTGGAAAGCTATGGTAGCTAA
- a CDS encoding calcium-translocating P-type ATPase, PMCA-type, producing MNYYSINIKDTEKQLKTNIQTGLTSKEATNRLRQNGENIIKDSNKKNNIVKFFEQFNDFMVIILLIAGFISFFISFLQGEKDFLDAIIIILIVFINAILGFMQENKAEKALEALKKMSSPKATVIRDGILQKIDSTSLVVGDIIVINNGDYISADARLIECTNLKVEEATLTGESIPIEKVSDTINIENSSIGDRKNMVYSGTLAINGKGKAIVTAVGMKTEMGKIADMLINQENEQTNLQKKLEETGKILGIGALIICFGIFFIGIFRKIPPFEMFMTSISLAVAAIPEGLPAIVTIMLAIGVEKMVKRNAIIRKLPAVEALGSATVICSDKTGTLTQNKMKVVRTYTKDKQMLYSMASLCNNVEIGLKNKLMGEPTEIAIMELAIQNGVYKQKEEEALPRVNEIPFDSKRKMMTTIHRNKNGYKIITKGAIDVLLKRCSYYYENGRKEPLTENKKREILRENMAMAKEALRVLAICYKDSDTYIDIKSTNVEKDLIFLGMVGMIDPPREETYEAVMKCKKAGIKPVMITGDHIETAKAIGRKIGILRQEGLAITGEELNNITEKELCENIHKYDIFARVSPEHKVRIVKAFKKRGHIVAMTGDGVNDAPALKAADIGCAMGITGTDVAKGAADIILADDNFSTIVEAIKEGRSIYENIKKSVHFLLSSNIGEIITILVALIIGFKSPLVAIQLLWINLVTDSLPAIALGIDPPDQFLMEGSVKKSKTGIFTKARWSRIALEGMMIGCLSLLAYAIGIAVFKEYIIGSTMAFATLSISQLIHAFNMKTEKSIFSINLFNNPYLIYSLIAGVILQVLVIMVPFLANIFKVVALNTTQWLIVLILCIMPIIIVELEKFLTRKNDL from the coding sequence ATGAATTATTATTCTATAAATATTAAAGATACAGAAAAACAATTAAAGACAAACATACAAACAGGGCTTACTAGCAAAGAAGCTACAAATAGGCTTAGGCAAAACGGAGAAAATATAATAAAAGATAGTAATAAAAAAAATAATATAGTTAAGTTTTTTGAACAGTTTAATGATTTTATGGTTATAATACTTTTAATAGCAGGATTTATCTCTTTTTTTATTAGCTTTTTGCAAGGAGAAAAAGATTTTTTAGATGCTATAATAATAATTTTAATAGTTTTTATAAATGCAATTTTAGGATTTATGCAAGAAAATAAAGCCGAAAAAGCATTAGAGGCATTAAAAAAAATGTCATCTCCAAAGGCAACTGTTATAAGAGATGGTATTTTACAAAAAATAGATAGTACAAGCCTTGTTGTAGGAGATATTATTGTTATAAATAATGGAGATTATATATCGGCAGATGCTAGGCTTATAGAATGTACTAATTTAAAAGTGGAAGAAGCTACTTTGACAGGAGAAAGTATACCTATAGAAAAAGTATCCGATACTATAAACATAGAAAATAGTTCTATTGGAGATAGAAAAAATATGGTATATAGCGGTACATTAGCTATTAATGGCAAAGGAAAAGCTATTGTAACTGCCGTAGGTATGAAAACAGAAATGGGCAAAATAGCAGATATGCTTATAAACCAAGAAAATGAGCAAACAAACTTACAAAAAAAATTAGAAGAAACAGGTAAAATATTAGGTATAGGAGCACTTATTATTTGTTTTGGAATATTTTTTATAGGTATATTTAGAAAAATACCACCATTTGAAATGTTTATGACATCTATTAGTCTTGCAGTTGCAGCCATACCAGAAGGTCTACCAGCAATAGTAACTATTATGTTGGCAATAGGTGTTGAAAAAATGGTTAAAAGAAATGCCATAATAAGAAAGTTACCAGCCGTAGAAGCTTTAGGTTCGGCAACAGTTATATGCTCAGACAAAACAGGAACATTAACACAAAATAAAATGAAAGTTGTAAGAACATATACAAAAGACAAACAAATGTTATATAGTATGGCATCTCTTTGTAATAATGTAGAAATAGGATTAAAAAATAAATTAATGGGTGAGCCAACAGAAATAGCTATTATGGAGCTTGCTATACAAAATGGAGTTTACAAGCAAAAAGAAGAAGAGGCTTTACCAAGAGTAAATGAAATACCTTTTGATTCTAAAAGAAAAATGATGACAACTATACATAGAAATAAAAATGGATATAAAATAATAACAAAAGGGGCAATAGATGTACTTTTAAAAAGATGTAGTTATTATTATGAAAATGGTAGAAAAGAACCTTTAACAGAAAATAAAAAAAGAGAAATATTAAGAGAAAATATGGCAATGGCTAAAGAGGCTTTAAGAGTTTTGGCTATATGCTATAAAGATAGTGATACATATATAGATATAAAAAGTACCAATGTAGAAAAAGACCTTATATTTTTAGGTATGGTTGGTATGATAGACCCACCAAGAGAAGAAACATATGAGGCAGTTATGAAGTGTAAAAAAGCAGGTATAAAGCCAGTTATGATAACAGGCGACCATATAGAAACAGCAAAAGCAATAGGTAGAAAAATAGGTATATTAAGACAAGAAGGGCTAGCCATAACAGGAGAAGAGCTTAATAATATTACAGAAAAAGAACTTTGTGAAAATATACATAAATATGACATTTTTGCAAGAGTTAGCCCAGAGCATAAAGTACGCATAGTAAAAGCATTTAAGAAAAGAGGACATATTGTTGCTATGACAGGAGACGGTGTAAATGATGCACCAGCTTTAAAAGCCGCGGATATAGGCTGTGCTATGGGTATAACAGGAACAGATGTAGCTAAAGGGGCAGCAGATATTATACTGGCAGATGATAATTTTTCTACAATAGTAGAGGCTATAAAAGAAGGCAGGTCTATATATGAAAATATAAAAAAATCGGTACATTTTTTATTATCTAGTAATATAGGCGAGATTATAACAATATTAGTAGCACTAATAATAGGGTTTAAAAGCCCTCTTGTAGCTATTCAATTATTATGGATAAATCTTGTTACAGATTCGCTACCAGCAATAGCCCTTGGCATAGACCCACCAGACCAATTTTTAATGGAAGGTAGCGTCAAAAAGTCTAAAACAGGTATATTTACAAAAGCTAGATGGAGCAGAATAGCTTTAGAAGGAATGATGATAGGTTGTCTTTCTTTATTAGCTTATGCTATCGGAATAGCAGTTTTTAAAGAATATATAATAGGTAGCACTATGGCTTTTGCAACTCTTAGTATATCTCAATTAATACATGCTTTTAATATGAAAACAGAAAAATCTATTTTTTCTATAAATTTATTTAACAATCCGTATTTAATATATTCTTTAATTGCAGGAGTGATTTTGCAAGTATTAGTTATAATGGTGCCATTTTTAGCTAATATTTTTAAAGTAGTTGCACTTAATACAACTCAATGGTTAATTGTTTTGATATTATGTATTATGCCTATAATAATTGTAGAATTAGAAAAGTTTTTAACTAGAAAAAATGATTTATAA
- a CDS encoding manganese efflux pump, which produces MIIQLLVLALALSIDALGIGLSYGVRKIDFKLSSLAIISFIALFFSTISIFFGNILASIFSEKIISFISIVILVILGLFIIKKGLEKDENEKNIKIPILSDENKNIYSFFIKSLGITINIIKTPSYCDLDNSLKIDPKEAFYLGIALSLDCMCASIAISSFKTYTFLFPIFIVIFQLTFLLVGVFFGKKTKLNFLDETKISVISGLILIIIGFLRLVFYS; this is translated from the coding sequence ATGATTATACAACTACTAGTGTTAGCATTAGCTCTTAGCATAGATGCTCTTGGTATAGGCTTATCTTATGGGGTTAGAAAAATAGATTTTAAGCTATCATCTTTAGCTATTATATCTTTTATAGCTCTTTTCTTTTCTACTATTTCTATATTTTTTGGAAATATTCTAGCCTCCATTTTTTCAGAAAAAATTATATCTTTTATAAGTATTGTTATTTTAGTTATTTTGGGGCTTTTTATAATAAAAAAAGGTCTTGAAAAAGATGAAAATGAAAAAAATATAAAAATACCTATTTTAAGCGATGAAAATAAAAATATATATTCTTTTTTTATAAAATCTTTAGGTATAACAATAAATATTATAAAAACTCCTTCATATTGCGACCTAGATAACTCCTTAAAGATAGACCCTAAAGAAGCCTTTTATCTTGGCATAGCTCTATCTTTAGACTGTATGTGTGCAAGTATAGCTATATCGTCATTTAAGACATATACATTTTTGTTTCCTATTTTTATTGTTATATTCCAATTAACATTTTTATTAGTAGGTGTATTTTTTGGTAAAAAAACAAAATTAAACTTTTTAGATGAAACAAAAATTTCTGTAATATCTGGGCTTATTTTAATAATAATTGGTTTTTTAAGACTAGTTTTTTATAGCTAA
- a CDS encoding tetratricopeptide repeat protein, whose translation MKGYIYSFLGNLYLIKYDTKRAIHCFEKALNYNTKNVLSIYNYGLILLQNGDFNKSLDLFLKAEKLNNEKAKKKSIIPSSANRTALLEKNIPLAIASSYWRLNQLDKAISILEDLRKKYDYVSPNTLTTLGYFYLLVKDYEKAKELSQLAIDDDANFYSAWDNMGQIYLELQDLDNAKKNFLKAIEINSKSVESLYYLGVISELEGNKDVALDYFKKALDCNITFFNTVSKESIEEKIKNIK comes from the coding sequence ATGAAAGGTTATATATATAGCTTTTTAGGCAATTTATATCTTATTAAATATGACACAAAACGCGCTATACATTGTTTTGAAAAAGCTCTAAACTATAATACTAAAAATGTATTATCCATATACAATTATGGGCTTATTCTTTTACAAAATGGTGATTTTAATAAATCATTAGACCTCTTTTTAAAAGCAGAGAAACTTAATAATGAAAAAGCTAAAAAAAAATCTATTATACCATCTTCTGCCAATAGAACAGCACTTTTGGAAAAAAACATACCTCTTGCTATAGCTAGTAGCTATTGGCGTTTAAATCAACTTGATAAAGCTATATCAATATTAGAAGATTTAAGAAAAAAATATGACTATGTTAGCCCTAATACACTTACAACTCTTGGATACTTTTATCTTTTAGTAAAAGATTATGAAAAAGCTAAAGAGCTTTCTCAATTAGCTATTGATGATGATGCAAATTTTTATTCGGCTTGGGATAATATGGGTCAAATATATTTAGAGCTACAAGATTTAGATAATGCTAAAAAGAACTTTTTAAAGGCAATAGAAATTAATTCTAAATCTGTTGAAAGCCTTTATTATTTAGGAGTAATAAGTGAACTAGAAGGTAATAAAGATGTTGCTTTAGATTATTTTAAAAAAGCACTAGATTGTAATATTACTTTTTTTAATACTGTTTCAAAAGAAAGTATAGAAGAAAAAATTAAAAATATAAAATAA
- a CDS encoding DUF1292 domain-containing protein: MSEKEHNCCGGEHHHEGCCGGHGHDHEEQYLKVILENDEELKCSVLSIFEVEDKEYIALLPVGDDKVLLYQYLEHSEEDFELLNIETEEEFAKVEDAFFDIFNEELFEDEEEYDYDDYDDEEDEE; encoded by the coding sequence ATGAGCGAAAAAGAACATAACTGCTGTGGAGGAGAGCATCATCACGAAGGGTGTTGTGGAGGACACGGACACGACCACGAAGAACAATATCTTAAAGTAATTTTAGAAAATGATGAAGAATTAAAATGTAGTGTATTATCAATATTTGAAGTAGAAGACAAAGAATATATAGCGCTTTTACCAGTTGGTGATGACAAAGTATTATTATATCAATATTTAGAGCATAGTGAAGAAGATTTTGAACTTTTAAACATAGAAACTGAAGAAGAATTTGCAAAAGTAGAAGATGCATTTTTTGACATATTTAACGAAGAGCTTTTTGAAGACGAAGAAGAATATGATTATGACGACTATGATGATGAGGAAGATGAAGAGTAG
- the scpB gene encoding SMC-Scp complex subunit ScpB, protein MGIKNIEGIIEAILFAKGEPVPLKNIAYAIENTEEQTKIIIEKLMFKYEEEKRGIKIIKIDNSYQMCTNPDYFSHIKNIYNIPQKRTISQTLLETLAIIAYKQPITRAQIEYIRGVSCEHAINSLIKYELIEEKGRLDTIGKPILFGTTNYFLKHFGFTSLENMPNIDNEEDIKKEVENEVFNLK, encoded by the coding sequence ATGGGCATAAAAAATATAGAAGGAATAATAGAAGCTATATTATTTGCAAAAGGTGAACCTGTACCTTTAAAAAATATTGCTTATGCTATAGAAAATACAGAAGAACAAACTAAAATTATTATAGAAAAACTAATGTTTAAGTATGAAGAAGAAAAAAGAGGTATAAAAATAATAAAGATAGATAATAGCTATCAAATGTGCACTAATCCAGATTATTTTTCTCACATAAAAAATATTTATAACATACCACAAAAAAGAACTATATCCCAAACATTGTTAGAAACATTGGCTATAATAGCATACAAACAACCAATAACAAGGGCACAAATAGAGTATATACGAGGTGTAAGCTGTGAACATGCTATAAATAGTCTTATAAAATATGAATTGATAGAAGAAAAAGGAAGGCTAGATACCATAGGAAAGCCAATACTTTTTGGTACAACAAATTATTTTTTAAAACATTTTGGATTTACTTCTTTAGAAAATATGCCTAATATAGATAATGAAGAAGATATAAAAAAAGAAGTAGAAAATGAAGTTTTTAATTTAAAATAA
- a CDS encoding segregation and condensation protein A — protein MSLLQIKLEDFEGPLDLLLKLIDKNKIDIYDIPISKLTDDYLYCIKNKNITDMEEMSQFIVMATTLLEIKSKMLLPKEKDEQTNEEIDPREELVQKLIEYKKYKMIAEKLYNTEVFTEKVLFKNADIEAINSIKIKIEPTVEEILEGVTLKDLYNAFEEALKRKELKTDKIRSGFKSVTKAIYNINDKIVYLKDLIKLNKKISFNKIFEESSSKVEVVVTFLAVLELIKTKDIKVIQKNIFDEIIITQGEI, from the coding sequence ATGTCTTTGTTACAAATAAAGCTAGAAGATTTTGAAGGACCTTTAGATTTACTTTTAAAACTTATAGATAAAAATAAAATAGATATTTATGATATACCTATATCTAAACTGACAGATGATTATCTTTATTGTATAAAAAATAAAAATATAACAGATATGGAAGAAATGAGCCAGTTTATAGTAATGGCTACAACATTATTAGAGATAAAATCTAAAATGCTTTTACCAAAAGAAAAAGATGAACAAACAAACGAAGAAATTGACCCAAGAGAAGAGCTTGTACAAAAGCTTATTGAATATAAAAAATATAAGATGATAGCAGAAAAACTTTATAACACAGAGGTTTTTACTGAAAAAGTTTTATTTAAAAATGCAGATATAGAGGCTATAAATAGTATAAAAATAAAAATTGAACCGACTGTTGAAGAAATTTTAGAAGGTGTTACATTAAAAGATTTATATAATGCTTTTGAAGAGGCTTTGAAAAGAAAAGAATTAAAAACAGACAAGATAAGAAGTGGGTTTAAATCTGTAACAAAAGCCATTTATAACATAAATGATAAGATAGTTTATTTGAAAGATTTAATAAAATTAAACAAAAAAATAAGTTTTAATAAAATATTTGAAGAAAGTTCATCTAAAGTTGAAGTAGTTGTTACTTTTTTAGCTGTTTTAGAGCTTATAAAAACAAAAGATATAAAAGTAATACAAAAAAATATTTTTGATGAGATAATTATAACACAAGGGGAAATATAA
- a CDS encoding site-2 protease family protein, giving the protein MDVILYYLAISLAVIVVMTITGFTKAYTSYKLGDIAIKNIGKVSLNPKKHFEILGFILFVFFNYGWTAPVDTSTMYYKNRKKGNILVNIMPLIVAIIFSFFSYTIFSFLSKKIGLSNSNFVLIFFNSLTLFFINFSVFNILPIYPLLGQKLFQHILPSNKAVMLTQYEKLFQILIIFLLLSGLLQKVLDILTFSILNFIAILSNLLLGII; this is encoded by the coding sequence ATGGATGTTATTTTATATTATTTAGCTATTTCTTTAGCTGTAATTGTAGTTATGACCATAACAGGCTTTACAAAAGCATATACTTCTTACAAGTTAGGCGATATAGCTATAAAAAATATAGGAAAAGTGTCGTTAAATCCCAAAAAGCATTTTGAAATATTAGGATTTATTTTATTTGTTTTTTTTAATTATGGGTGGACGGCACCAGTAGATACTTCTACTATGTATTATAAAAATAGAAAAAAAGGAAATATATTAGTAAATATTATGCCTCTTATAGTTGCAATAATATTTAGTTTTTTTAGCTACACAATATTTAGTTTTTTATCAAAAAAAATAGGGTTAAGTAATAGTAATTTTGTTTTAATATTTTTTAATAGCTTGACTTTATTTTTTATAAACTTTTCAGTTTTTAATATTTTACCTATATATCCTCTTTTGGGACAAAAATTATTTCAACATATTTTGCCTTCTAACAAAGCTGTTATGTTAACACAATATGAAAAATTATTTCAAATATTAATTATATTTTTATTATTATCAGGGTTGTTACAAAAAGTTTTAGATATTTTAACATTTAGTATATTAAATTTTATAGCTATTTTATCAAATTTATTATTAGGGATAATATAA
- the mutL gene encoding DNA mismatch repair endonuclease MutL — MNKKIKLLENNLINKIAAGEVIERPASIVKELVENSIDAQSKNIIIEIKNGGTSFIKIQDDGIGIEKSQIKTAFLRHATSKIEKLDDLDSILTLGFRGEALASIASISMVEMISNTGDSNIGNKITIEGGEIITEEEVASLKGTTFIVKNIFFNTPARRKFLKKDSVEGGYISEIVNRLALAHPNIAFTYINNGVEVIRTYGDNDLTNTVFCIYGKEICKKLIPIKSSKNGFSIEGLIGIPELARGNRSYENFFINGRYIKSSVVQSGIEEGYNGKLMVGKFPVFIINMTVPENTVDVNVHPTKLEVRFEDENFIYNFLCDSVEKTLKKEVLIPNIEIEEEKIFSNVANTIPFNVEIQKNLEDLLIEDEEDDITISIKNNNNILMVNEEAEDEINLPKNTIVDMVYTKKQDDNKKIYKDDEIKGIKKEKEDISLIENETILKKKETITKKHSFFNNYKIVGQIFSTYWIVEQGEEVFIIDQHSAHERVIYEELSKKFKEETINSQRLIEPIVIKASSLEKATIENNIDLFLKFGFDIEEFGANDYAIRQVPFIFKSPVEPKFFTELLDMLVDKNISNVYDMKIEKIISMSCKKAVKANDRLSFVEAKALIEQLLNLENPFSCPHGRPTIIKMTKYEIEKLFKRIQN, encoded by the coding sequence TTGAACAAAAAAATAAAACTTTTAGAAAATAATCTTATTAATAAAATAGCGGCAGGCGAGGTAATAGAGCGTCCTGCCTCTATTGTTAAAGAACTTGTAGAAAATTCTATAGATGCTCAAAGTAAAAATATTATAATAGAGATAAAAAATGGTGGTACTTCTTTTATAAAAATACAAGATGATGGTATAGGTATAGAAAAAAGCCAAATAAAAACAGCATTTTTAAGACACGCTACAAGTAAAATTGAAAAATTAGATGATTTAGATAGTATTTTAACCCTTGGGTTTAGAGGTGAAGCACTAGCTAGTATAGCATCTATATCTATGGTAGAGATGATATCAAACACTGGAGATAGCAACATAGGAAATAAAATAACAATAGAAGGTGGAGAAATAATTACTGAAGAAGAAGTGGCATCTTTAAAAGGTACAACTTTTATTGTAAAAAATATATTTTTTAACACACCAGCTAGAAGAAAATTTTTAAAAAAAGATTCGGTAGAAGGTGGATATATATCTGAAATAGTAAATAGATTAGCTTTGGCACACCCTAACATAGCTTTTACTTATATAAATAACGGTGTTGAAGTTATCAGAACATATGGAGATAACGATTTAACAAATACAGTTTTTTGTATATACGGAAAAGAAATATGTAAAAAGCTTATACCTATAAAATCTAGTAAAAATGGATTTAGTATAGAGGGGCTTATAGGTATACCAGAATTAGCTAGAGGTAACCGTTCTTATGAAAACTTTTTTATAAATGGTAGATATATAAAAAGCTCTGTTGTTCAATCTGGTATAGAAGAAGGATATAATGGAAAATTAATGGTTGGAAAATTTCCAGTATTTATTATAAATATGACTGTTCCAGAAAATACAGTTGATGTTAATGTACACCCTACAAAGTTAGAAGTGCGTTTTGAAGATGAAAATTTTATATATAATTTTTTATGTGATTCAGTAGAAAAAACATTAAAAAAAGAAGTTTTAATACCTAATATTGAAATTGAAGAGGAAAAAATATTTTCTAATGTAGCTAATACTATACCTTTTAATGTAGAAATACAAAAAAATTTAGAAGATTTATTAATAGAAGATGAGGAAGATGATATAACAATAAGTATTAAAAATAATAACAATATACTTATGGTAAATGAAGAAGCAGAAGATGAAATTAATTTACCTAAAAATACTATTGTAGATATGGTATATACAAAAAAACAAGATGATAATAAAAAAATATATAAAGATGATGAAATAAAAGGTATAAAAAAAGAAAAAGAAGATATTTCTTTAATTGAAAATGAAACAATATTGAAAAAGAAAGAAACTATTACTAAAAAACATAGCTTTTTTAATAATTATAAAATAGTAGGTCAAATTTTTAGCACTTATTGGATTGTAGAACAAGGCGAAGAAGTATTTATTATAGACCAACATTCAGCTCACGAAAGAGTGATATATGAAGAGCTTAGCAAAAAGTTTAAAGAAGAAACTATTAATAGCCAAAGGCTTATAGAACCTATTGTTATAAAAGCATCATCTTTAGAAAAAGCTACAATAGAAAATAATATAGATTTATTTTTAAAATTTGGATTTGATATTGAAGAATTTGGGGCAAACGACTATGCTATAAGGCAAGTTCCTTTTATATTTAAATCTCCAGTAGAGCCAAAGTTTTTTACAGAATTATTAGATATGCTTGTAGATAAAAACATATCAAATGTATATGATATGAAAATAGAAAAAATAATATCTATGAGTTGTAAAAAAGCCGTAAAAGCTAATGATAGACTTAGCTTTGTAGAGGCTAAAGCTCTTATAGAACAATTGTTAAATTTAGAAAATCCTTTTAGTTGTCCTCACGGTAGGCCTACTATTATAAAAATGACTAAATATGAAATAGAAAAACTTTTTAAACGAATACAAAACTAA